In one window of Lacticaseibacillus casei DSM 20011 = JCM 1134 = ATCC 393 DNA:
- a CDS encoding diacylglycerol/lipid kinase family protein — MLSYTIIYNPASGHAKGPTAAEVLKAKLEDRQRLVTMKPTKNADDAREFAARAHSDVVVAVGGDGTINQVVAGLAPRQQPPILGILPEGTVNNLAKVLHIPLLLPLAIKNILEAKPQPLDIAQVNDRYMVSTLTLGVLANAALSVTQKEKRHFGPIIYLLKGFKVLAQHQHWQLQLDTAHHQWKKDTQFLLVTMTNSVGGFTNAVPDATPDDGHLHVFIAPKLAWWRSLLAIPYFITGNFQKFPGMTYFKTEQLTIQAPKTLQSRVDGDPSAKTPLKLAVIADHIQVLAPPLK, encoded by the coding sequence ATGCTTAGCTACACGATCATTTATAATCCTGCTTCGGGTCACGCCAAAGGCCCAACAGCGGCAGAAGTGCTCAAAGCGAAACTCGAAGATCGCCAGCGGCTGGTCACGATGAAGCCCACAAAAAATGCCGATGATGCCCGTGAGTTTGCTGCCCGGGCCCACTCGGATGTTGTCGTTGCAGTTGGCGGCGATGGCACGATTAATCAAGTCGTCGCCGGCCTAGCGCCACGACAACAACCGCCAATCCTAGGCATTTTGCCAGAAGGAACGGTCAACAACCTAGCCAAGGTGCTGCATATCCCCTTACTATTACCTCTGGCTATCAAGAACATCCTCGAAGCCAAACCCCAGCCGCTCGACATCGCGCAGGTCAATGATCGCTATATGGTCAGTACGCTGACGCTTGGCGTTTTGGCCAATGCCGCGCTATCGGTCACGCAAAAAGAAAAACGCCACTTCGGTCCCATCATCTACTTACTAAAAGGCTTTAAAGTTCTGGCACAGCACCAGCACTGGCAGTTGCAACTAGATACCGCCCATCACCAATGGAAAAAGGACACCCAATTTCTGCTGGTGACCATGACCAATTCAGTTGGTGGTTTCACCAATGCCGTTCCGGATGCGACGCCTGATGACGGCCATCTACATGTCTTCATCGCGCCTAAACTGGCTTGGTGGCGTTCGCTGCTCGCAATCCCTTACTTCATCACCGGCAACTTTCAGAAATTTCCGGGCATGACCTATTTTAAGACTGAACAGCTCACGATCCAGGCACCTAAAACCCTGCAAAGCCGCGTTGATGGCGATCCGAGTGCGAAGACCCCGCTGAAGCTCGCCGTGATTGCTGATCATATTCAGGTGCTGGCGCCGCCACTTAAATAA
- the hflX gene encoding GTPase HflX produces the protein MTEQISNEVTSENVLIAGISRQQADFDYTMTELGELARADNYTVVGEVRQNLDRAVAATYFGTGKVEEIRELANVRDATTVVINDELSPSQLRNLEKQTKLHVIDRTQLILDIFADRARSKAAKTQVEIAQLQYALPRLHPSANRLDQQAGGGAGFATRGSGETQLELDRRVLNKRISHLRQELKEASVGDQVRRARREDNAIPVVALVGYTNAGKSTTMNGLLQLFADRPEDKQVFEKDMLFATLDTSVRQITLPDNRKFLLSDTVGFVSKLPHNLIDSFKATLAEAANADLLIQVVDYSDENYPEMMAITEKTLKEVGIHNIPMIEAYNKADLREGTRYPEVTGQRLIYSARDKRSLQALTQLIKADLFGQDEEHTYLIPFDQGQLVNYLNQETVVKATDYTEDGTRITAVVNSVQKGKLAKFAVKEEV, from the coding sequence ATGACTGAACAAATATCCAATGAAGTAACCTCTGAAAACGTTTTGATCGCAGGCATTTCCCGCCAGCAAGCCGATTTTGATTACACCATGACCGAACTTGGCGAATTGGCCAGGGCCGATAACTATACGGTTGTCGGCGAGGTCCGGCAGAACCTTGATCGGGCCGTCGCTGCCACTTATTTTGGCACCGGCAAAGTCGAAGAAATCCGCGAGCTCGCCAATGTTCGTGACGCCACCACGGTGGTCATTAACGATGAACTCTCACCGTCGCAGCTGCGCAACCTCGAGAAGCAAACCAAACTGCACGTCATCGACCGCACGCAGCTGATTCTCGATATTTTTGCTGACCGGGCGCGTAGTAAAGCAGCCAAAACGCAAGTCGAAATTGCCCAACTGCAATACGCCTTGCCGCGCCTGCATCCTAGCGCTAATCGTCTCGATCAGCAGGCCGGTGGCGGTGCCGGTTTTGCCACTCGTGGCTCCGGCGAGACGCAACTGGAACTTGATCGTCGTGTACTCAACAAGCGCATTAGCCACCTGCGTCAGGAACTCAAAGAAGCCAGCGTTGGCGACCAGGTTCGCCGTGCTCGGCGCGAAGACAACGCGATTCCAGTGGTTGCCTTGGTTGGCTACACCAATGCCGGTAAAAGCACCACGATGAACGGACTCCTGCAACTCTTCGCTGATCGTCCGGAAGACAAGCAGGTCTTTGAAAAGGACATGCTATTTGCAACGCTAGACACCAGCGTGCGGCAAATCACCTTGCCAGATAATCGCAAGTTCTTGCTCAGCGACACAGTCGGCTTCGTCTCCAAACTGCCGCATAACCTGATCGACAGCTTCAAAGCCACCTTGGCAGAAGCCGCCAACGCCGACCTGCTCATTCAGGTTGTCGACTACTCCGACGAGAACTATCCGGAAATGATGGCCATCACCGAGAAAACCCTCAAGGAAGTTGGCATCCACAACATCCCAATGATCGAAGCCTACAACAAAGCCGATCTACGTGAAGGCACGCGGTATCCGGAAGTCACCGGCCAACGCCTCATTTACTCGGCCCGCGACAAGCGCTCGCTTCAGGCACTCACGCAACTCATCAAAGCTGATTTATTTGGCCAAGATGAAGAACACACGTACCTGATCCCCTTCGATCAAGGCCAACTTGTCAACTATCTGAATCAAGAAACTGTCGTTAAAGCCACTGACTACACGGAAGACGGCACTCGTATCACCGCGGTCGTCAACTCGGTTCAGAAGGGTAAGCTGGCTAAGTTCGCGGTTAAGGAAGAAGTTTGA
- a CDS encoding polysaccharide deacetylase family protein, whose product MKNSFKWQWWLVVLGLTLIVAGALCVKSLVDRHAAEARSRQASHERAVSSSISTSKAQASSRQASSSRQRKAAEQAEREQASAESPSNIGQAHIPAANVYAYPVAEVKKEMTAPYTSNIKKKVVFLTFDDGPNAVNSPQVLNILNQAGVHATFFVVGRQLSPETAPVLKAEYGAGNSIGLHSMTHNYNLLYPGRTGTASVIENEAKTEQAAVKQVLGADFETHLWRYPGGHFSWKGLAAADTGLTQLGLDWVDWNAAVGDALSPAQEPKTESAMLQYHLRSLAVYPTSNVRVVLMHDAIGKDMTLKTLPKIIDYYRSNGYEFGVLS is encoded by the coding sequence ATGAAAAACAGCTTCAAATGGCAGTGGTGGTTGGTCGTTCTCGGTTTGACGTTGATTGTAGCGGGTGCGCTCTGCGTTAAGTCATTGGTGGACCGGCATGCAGCTGAGGCGCGGTCACGCCAGGCGAGTCATGAACGTGCTGTGTCCTCCAGCATCAGCACATCTAAGGCGCAAGCATCCTCTCGGCAGGCATCTTCAAGTAGACAGCGAAAAGCAGCGGAACAAGCTGAACGAGAACAAGCTTCAGCTGAATCGCCGTCAAACATCGGTCAAGCGCACATCCCTGCCGCCAACGTCTACGCCTATCCAGTCGCCGAAGTTAAAAAAGAAATGACGGCACCTTATACCAGCAACATCAAGAAGAAAGTGGTGTTTTTAACCTTCGATGACGGTCCGAACGCGGTCAATTCGCCGCAGGTTCTGAACATCCTTAATCAAGCAGGTGTTCATGCCACATTCTTTGTGGTGGGTCGCCAGCTTTCGCCTGAGACGGCACCGGTGTTGAAGGCAGAATATGGTGCCGGCAATAGCATCGGGTTGCACAGCATGACGCACAATTACAATTTGCTTTATCCGGGACGAACCGGCACCGCTTCGGTTATTGAGAATGAGGCTAAAACGGAGCAGGCAGCGGTGAAGCAGGTGTTAGGCGCTGATTTTGAGACGCATCTGTGGCGTTATCCCGGTGGCCATTTTAGCTGGAAGGGATTGGCAGCGGCTGATACTGGTTTGACCCAGCTAGGGCTTGATTGGGTGGATTGGAATGCGGCGGTCGGTGATGCGTTGAGTCCGGCGCAGGAACCGAAAACGGAATCGGCGATGTTGCAATACCATTTGCGCTCGTTAGCGGTTTATCCGACCAGTAACGTGCGGGTCGTGTTGATGCATGATGCTATCGGGAAGGACATGACCTTGAAGACGCTGCCGAAGATTATTGATTATTACCGCAGTAACGGGTATGAATTTGGCGTTTTGTCATAG